A genomic region of Anaerobaca lacustris contains the following coding sequences:
- a CDS encoding DUF362 domain-containing protein yields MADRDARSCCPRTDRPLRPRRSGHWVRWIAPATGLAALIWFLIRVAPKPSRAAYPCQRTAMPLASGFVVWLLGLAGSVTVFRKARQSLRQSRLVWASVCLAVAAVMGIVSLAHLPERLARAGQPWGPHEPLGQAKGIHPGRVVWVHDPDATNWDGYTSPEHWWQSHCTNLTVVEKMVSQAVRGVAGRNSDAAAWDAIFRHFNSERGHGDVGYQAGEKIAIKINLTTCNAGGEQVDPVTYNKKPGIMNRIDNSPQITLALLRQLVNTVGVAPEDITVGDPTGLFPNYYRDMLYPEFPTVRYLDNYGGSGRTRAEFSDVPLYWSTPEARRAVQDYLPISFAQADYLINFAILKGHSSGVTLCAKNHYGSLIRLPSQYLRPPWPGRPGNGSYLNYYNMHYSLPNAGQNPPWSPGIARYRSLVDLMGHSELGGKTLLYLIDGLYGGYYWEARPYKWNMPPFNGDWPSSILASQDPVAIDSVGYDFVNAEWPDVVRYGRAPAAQYDMGGGAEDYLHEAALASDPPSGTFYDPDHQDDAIRLESLGVHEHWNNAIDKQYSRNLGAGEGIELVLLRSDAIAGDIDSDGNVNADDLARLCESWLQSSVPNGLEADLNGDGIVDARDFALLAATWGAVTTQ; encoded by the coding sequence ATGGCAGACAGAGACGCGCGATCGTGTTGCCCCCGAACCGACAGACCTCTGCGACCGAGGCGAAGCGGCCACTGGGTCCGATGGATCGCTCCGGCCACGGGACTGGCCGCCCTGATCTGGTTTCTGATCCGCGTCGCGCCCAAACCGTCCCGCGCCGCCTATCCATGCCAGCGGACGGCCATGCCGCTGGCGTCGGGTTTCGTCGTCTGGCTGCTGGGACTCGCCGGCTCCGTGACGGTGTTCCGAAAGGCCAGACAATCACTGAGGCAGTCGCGTCTGGTGTGGGCATCCGTGTGCCTGGCCGTCGCAGCGGTGATGGGCATCGTCTCGCTGGCCCACCTGCCCGAGCGTCTGGCCCGAGCGGGTCAGCCCTGGGGGCCGCACGAACCTCTCGGCCAAGCGAAAGGCATACATCCCGGACGCGTCGTCTGGGTCCACGATCCCGACGCCACCAACTGGGACGGTTACACGTCGCCCGAACACTGGTGGCAGAGCCACTGCACCAACCTGACCGTCGTAGAGAAAATGGTCTCGCAGGCCGTGCGCGGCGTGGCCGGCAGGAACAGCGATGCCGCCGCATGGGACGCGATCTTCCGGCACTTCAACAGCGAACGCGGGCACGGCGACGTGGGGTATCAGGCCGGAGAGAAGATCGCCATCAAGATCAACCTCACCACGTGCAACGCCGGCGGTGAGCAGGTTGACCCGGTCACCTACAACAAGAAGCCCGGCATAATGAACCGGATCGACAATTCGCCGCAGATCACGCTCGCCCTGCTGCGTCAACTGGTGAACACCGTCGGCGTCGCCCCCGAGGACATCACGGTCGGCGATCCAACCGGGCTGTTCCCAAACTACTACCGGGATATGTTGTATCCGGAATTCCCGACCGTGCGTTATCTCGACAACTACGGCGGTTCGGGCCGGACGCGCGCGGAGTTCTCCGACGTGCCCCTCTACTGGAGCACCCCCGAGGCGCGGCGGGCCGTGCAGGACTACCTGCCTATCTCCTTCGCCCAGGCGGACTATCTGATCAACTTCGCCATTCTCAAAGGCCATTCCTCCGGCGTGACCCTCTGCGCGAAGAATCATTATGGCTCGCTCATTCGACTGCCCAGCCAGTATCTTCGGCCCCCGTGGCCCGGCCGGCCCGGCAATGGAAGCTACCTCAACTACTACAACATGCACTATAGCCTGCCCAACGCTGGACAGAATCCGCCGTGGAGCCCGGGAATCGCCCGATACCGATCCCTGGTGGATCTGATGGGGCATTCCGAACTGGGCGGCAAGACCCTCCTCTATCTGATCGACGGGCTCTACGGAGGCTATTACTGGGAGGCCCGTCCGTACAAGTGGAACATGCCGCCTTTCAACGGAGACTGGCCTTCCAGCATCCTCGCTTCGCAGGACCCGGTGGCCATCGATTCGGTCGGGTACGATTTCGTCAACGCCGAATGGCCCGATGTGGTCCGCTATGGCCGTGCCCCCGCCGCCCAGTACGACATGGGCGGCGGCGCCGAAGATTACTTGCACGAAGCCGCCCTGGCCAGTGACCCACCTTCGGGGACCTTCTACGATCCGGACCATCAGGACGATGCGATCCGCCTGGAGAGCCTGGGCGTGCACGAACACTGGAACAACGCGATCGACAAGCAGTATTCGAGAAACCTCGGCGCCGGCGAAGGCATCGAGCTTGTGCTGCTGCGCAGCGACGCCATCGCAGGCGACATCGACAGTGACGGCAACGTGAACGCAGACGATCTGGCTCGTCTGTGCGAAAGCTGGCTCCAGTCCAGCGTCCCGAACGGCCTGGAGGCCGACCTGAACGGCGACGGCATCGTCGACGCCCGCGACTTCGCCCTGCTGGCCGCCACCTGGGGAGCCGTCACCACCCAGTGA